The following proteins come from a genomic window of Galactobacillus timonensis:
- a CDS encoding FAD-dependent oxidoreductase, with protein sequence MGKVHHYLSGTFSVILAAALAGCGSSAVTASAPAASTAGSSAYKAGTYTASADGHNGPVEVSVTFTDDAIQSIEVTSQSETPHLSDKALNDLPKEIVEAQSLGVDNVSGATFTSMAIKNAVADAVDQAGGDSSALSKVPVEQETMATDDLSTDVLVIGAGTAGLMASYEAAKNGVNVTLIEKLDECGGTLNEAAGLLLTVDSQANDASIDDSLERVMEFYKGQNADSKLQPDYDFTSNLMSQTGATVDELINDLGLAHTDVDMGGYAGTIFTVGYQLASDLEKACTDEGVTILTGTKADKLIVDDTGAVTGAEVENRSGSYTITAKKTIVCAGGASWNLDMVPEKSTGIDVHEKTQIGSTGDGMKMLEAVGAQMSSKDPYIKSSQPDFAPVFGNDWSNTPATGMAIMIDADGNRFCNEGAAATVVNKHMIDHASSGYWDLIDAENTIGYDADYFAKIKEYSADGNKNVAVYADSLSDLAGKLGMDADTLKKTVDDYNAACAAGSDAEYGKDADNLKAYPTDGGFYAVYRRIGSWGTIGGAIVDRQQRVLNTDGEPIENLFAAGETATAQLFGDYYFGGYSLGMYTTAGRIAATEAAAELK encoded by the coding sequence ATGGGTAAGGTTCATCATTATCTTTCGGGTACATTCTCTGTCATTCTTGCGGCGGCGCTGGCCGGCTGCGGATCATCTGCAGTGACTGCTTCTGCACCAGCTGCATCAACAGCCGGTTCATCCGCATACAAAGCGGGTACGTACACCGCGTCTGCAGACGGGCATAATGGCCCTGTTGAAGTTTCAGTTACCTTTACAGATGATGCGATTCAGTCGATTGAAGTAACGTCACAGTCCGAGACGCCGCATCTGAGTGACAAGGCGCTGAATGATCTGCCGAAGGAGATCGTTGAGGCGCAATCGTTGGGCGTAGATAACGTCTCGGGTGCAACTTTCACTTCGATGGCGATCAAGAATGCGGTTGCGGATGCCGTTGACCAGGCTGGCGGCGATTCTTCCGCTCTGAGCAAGGTTCCGGTTGAACAGGAAACGATGGCAACGGATGACCTTTCCACCGATGTTCTTGTCATCGGTGCAGGTACTGCAGGACTGATGGCATCTTACGAGGCTGCGAAAAACGGTGTCAATGTCACTCTGATTGAGAAACTGGACGAGTGCGGCGGAACGCTGAATGAGGCGGCAGGACTTCTTCTTACTGTTGATTCGCAGGCAAATGATGCGTCGATTGACGATTCTCTTGAGCGGGTCATGGAATTCTACAAGGGACAGAACGCCGACAGTAAGCTGCAGCCGGATTATGACTTCACTTCCAATCTGATGAGCCAGACCGGTGCGACGGTTGATGAGCTGATCAATGATCTTGGTCTTGCGCATACCGATGTCGATATGGGCGGTTATGCAGGTACGATCTTCACGGTCGGTTATCAGCTGGCTTCGGATCTTGAAAAAGCATGCACCGACGAGGGTGTCACAATTCTGACCGGTACGAAGGCAGATAAACTGATTGTTGATGATACGGGGGCAGTCACTGGAGCAGAGGTAGAAAACCGGTCCGGTTCCTATACGATTACTGCTAAAAAGACGATTGTATGTGCAGGCGGCGCTTCCTGGAATCTGGATATGGTTCCGGAGAAGAGCACAGGCATTGATGTCCATGAAAAGACCCAGATCGGTTCGACCGGCGATGGCATGAAGATGCTCGAAGCGGTTGGTGCACAGATGTCTTCGAAGGATCCGTACATCAAGTCTTCGCAGCCTGATTTTGCGCCGGTGTTCGGCAATGATTGGTCCAATACGCCGGCAACCGGTATGGCGATCATGATCGATGCGGACGGCAATCGTTTCTGTAACGAAGGCGCAGCCGCAACGGTTGTAAACAAGCATATGATTGATCACGCATCTTCCGGCTACTGGGATCTGATTGATGCGGAGAATACGATTGGATACGATGCGGATTATTTCGCCAAGATCAAGGAGTACAGCGCCGATGGCAATAAGAATGTTGCGGTCTATGCGGATTCGCTGTCGGATCTTGCCGGGAAACTTGGTATGGATGCGGATACGCTGAAGAAGACCGTGGATGACTACAATGCGGCATGCGCGGCCGGCAGCGATGCGGAATATGGCAAAGATGCGGACAATCTGAAGGCATATCCGACGGATGGAGGTTTCTATGCGGTGTATCGCCGGATTGGTTCGTGGGGAACAATCGGCGGCGCCATCGTCGATCGTCAGCAGCGTGTTCTGAATACGGATGGTGAGCCGATTGAAAATCTGTTTGCGGCAGGCGAAACGGCGACGGCACAGCTGTTCGGTGACTATTACTTTGGCGGCTATTCGCTGGGCATGTATACGACCGCCGGTCGTATCGCTGCAACTGAAGCGGCGGCCGAGCTGAAGTAG
- a CDS encoding ACT domain-containing protein: protein MRAVISVVGKDRTGILAYVSNVCFEHGMNIEDVTQKVMDEFFVMIMIVTVPDENHENFVNLVNEIEADGQKHALSIHVMHEAIFNAMHTI from the coding sequence ATGAGAGCAGTAATATCCGTCGTAGGAAAGGATCGTACCGGCATCCTGGCCTATGTGAGCAATGTTTGTTTCGAGCATGGCATGAATATTGAAGATGTGACACAGAAGGTTATGGACGAGTTCTTTGTAATGATCATGATCGTTACCGTCCCGGATGAGAACCATGAGAACTTTGTAAACCTCGTCAACGAAATTGAAGCGGATGGGCAGAAGCACGCGCTTTCCATTCATGTGATGCATGAAGCGATCTTCAATGCGATGCATACGATCTGA
- a CDS encoding PFL family protein — translation MAIFNSNADSILETIRMIEQEHLDIRTVTMGISLLDCADSDIDVSCRKVYEKITTKAKNLVRTADAISREYGIPIVNKRISVTPVSLLVSVSGGDPVKYALTLDRAAKDLGINFIGGYSALVQKGMTPGDEALIASIPEALAQTEYVCSSVNIGSTRAGINMDAVKQMGQVVKKSAELTADKNCSGPAKLVVFCNAVEDNPFMAGAFHGISETDCVIHTGVSGPGVILQAIQQAGPHCSMNEIAEVIKKTAFKITRMGQLVGTEAARRLGVPFGIVDLSLAPTPAQGDSIAQVLEAMGLEEVGGPGTTACLAMLNDAVKKGGVMASSSVGGLSGAFIPVSEDAGMIAAAKSGGLCIEKLEAMTAVCSVGLDMIVVPGDTTAETISGIIADEAAIGMINTKTTAVRVIPAIGKKVGEELEFGGLLGTGPVMAVKKSSPKVMIDRGGHIPSPINSLKN, via the coding sequence ATGGCAATCTTTAATTCCAATGCAGATTCTATCCTGGAAACGATCCGGATGATCGAACAGGAACATCTCGATATCCGTACCGTGACCATGGGCATTTCTCTGCTTGACTGTGCAGACAGCGACATTGACGTCAGCTGCCGCAAGGTATACGAAAAGATTACGACGAAGGCAAAGAACCTGGTCCGTACGGCGGACGCTATTTCCAGAGAGTACGGTATCCCCATCGTCAATAAACGTATTTCGGTGACGCCGGTTTCGCTGCTGGTTTCCGTCAGCGGCGGTGACCCGGTGAAATATGCGCTGACGCTGGATCGGGCGGCAAAAGATCTTGGCATCAATTTTATCGGCGGCTACAGTGCCCTTGTCCAGAAGGGCATGACGCCGGGTGATGAGGCTTTGATTGCCTCCATTCCCGAAGCACTGGCACAGACGGAATATGTATGTTCCAGCGTCAATATTGGTTCGACCCGCGCCGGCATCAATATGGATGCAGTAAAGCAGATGGGGCAGGTTGTAAAAAAAAGCGCCGAATTAACGGCAGACAAAAACTGCAGCGGTCCGGCGAAGCTTGTCGTCTTCTGCAATGCGGTGGAAGATAATCCGTTTATGGCCGGTGCATTCCATGGTATATCGGAGACGGACTGCGTTATTCATACGGGTGTTTCGGGGCCGGGTGTGATTCTGCAGGCGATTCAACAGGCCGGTCCTCATTGCTCGATGAATGAGATTGCGGAAGTCATTAAGAAGACTGCCTTCAAGATTACCCGGATGGGGCAGCTGGTCGGTACTGAGGCGGCACGCCGCCTTGGGGTTCCGTTCGGTATTGTGGATCTTTCGCTGGCGCCGACGCCTGCGCAGGGGGATTCGATTGCCCAGGTGCTGGAAGCGATGGGACTGGAAGAAGTTGGTGGGCCGGGAACGACGGCGTGCCTTGCGATGCTCAATGATGCCGTAAAAAAAGGCGGCGTCATGGCAAGTTCCTCCGTCGGCGGGCTGTCCGGCGCATTCATTCCGGTGTCGGAGGATGCCGGCATGATTGCGGCCGCAAAGAGTGGTGGCTTATGCATTGAGAAGCTGGAGGCGATGACTGCCGTCTGCTCCGTTGGCCTTGATATGATCGTGGTTCCGGGAGATACGACTGCTGAAACTATTTCCGGCATTATCGCGGATGAAGCAGCCATCGGCATGATCAATACGAAGACGACAGCGGTCCGTGTCATCCCTGCCATCGGTAAGAAGGTGGGTGAGGAACTGGAATTCGGAGGTCTGCTTGGAACAGGACCGGTGATGGCGGTAAAGAAGTCGTCGCCGAAGGTCATGATTGATCGCGGAGGCCACATTCCTTCACCAATCAACAGCCTGAAGAATTAA
- a CDS encoding IS1182 family transposase: MIDMPQLDLGSYNGLYDILIPRDNFWRQMNETIDFSFVAKEVQKNYSDCMGRTAADPVLLFKYLLLKTARKLSDRDLIERVRYDMEMKYFLGYRPEETEFIDPSLLTKFRRTRLKDTDLLDVLIGKTVEIGKKKGVIHDHEKIIVDSTHTNALYQHISPREELIRRAKELRKSVYAADETMKGRMPKKRESSGLLEDEIEYCKELLDLIASDERLQKIPDIQERLNYLKEGVEDTSEQFEFSRDPDAKVGHKTADTSFFGYKTHIAMTTDRVIVSAAVTTGEKHDGKQAADLIEKAEDAGVTVDALIGDGAYSEKDNIEYTSEKGIKLASKLSENVLHGSREKEFEFNKDAGMYVCPAGHMAVRKSKGGQEKAANGSDTKVVTYFFDVEKCRNCPLRNGCYKEGAKSKTYSVKIKSDTHIAQMDYMKSDEFRELYAERYKIEAKNAELKQTLDYGNAHACGMNGMTIQAAVSIFLVNLKRIKTLETSVKGAPDKE, translated from the coding sequence ATGATTGATATGCCCCAGTTGGATCTTGGCTCTTATAACGGGCTCTACGATATTCTGATCCCTAGAGATAACTTCTGGCGTCAGATGAACGAAACGATTGACTTCTCTTTTGTTGCAAAAGAAGTTCAGAAGAACTACAGCGACTGTATGGGCAGAACTGCAGCTGATCCGGTACTGCTGTTCAAATATCTGCTTCTTAAGACCGCACGCAAGCTCAGTGATCGTGATCTGATTGAAAGAGTCCGGTATGATATGGAAATGAAATACTTTCTGGGCTATAGGCCTGAGGAAACTGAATTCATTGATCCGAGCCTGCTTACCAAATTCCGCAGAACCAGACTCAAGGATACCGACCTGCTGGATGTGCTGATTGGCAAGACTGTTGAAATCGGGAAGAAGAAAGGAGTCATTCATGATCATGAAAAGATCATCGTCGATTCCACTCATACCAATGCACTCTACCAGCATATTTCTCCGCGTGAGGAACTGATCAGGCGGGCAAAGGAACTGAGAAAGTCTGTATATGCAGCGGATGAAACCATGAAGGGCAGAATGCCGAAGAAGCGGGAAAGCAGCGGTCTTCTGGAGGATGAAATCGAATACTGCAAGGAATTGCTGGATCTGATCGCTTCAGATGAACGGCTTCAGAAGATACCGGATATCCAGGAACGTCTCAATTACCTGAAAGAAGGAGTGGAAGACACGAGTGAACAGTTTGAATTCTCCAGAGATCCGGATGCGAAAGTGGGGCACAAAACTGCAGACACTTCCTTCTTCGGGTATAAGACGCATATTGCCATGACCACGGACAGAGTCATTGTGAGTGCGGCAGTGACAACCGGAGAGAAACATGACGGCAAGCAGGCTGCAGATCTGATTGAGAAAGCAGAAGACGCAGGAGTAACCGTGGACGCTCTGATTGGTGATGGTGCATATTCCGAGAAAGACAATATTGAATACACCTCAGAAAAAGGAATCAAGCTGGCATCAAAGCTGAGTGAGAATGTTCTACATGGAAGCCGGGAGAAAGAGTTTGAGTTCAACAAGGATGCCGGGATGTATGTATGCCCGGCAGGACATATGGCAGTCAGAAAAAGCAAAGGCGGTCAGGAGAAAGCAGCGAATGGTTCTGATACAAAAGTAGTTACCTATTTCTTCGATGTAGAGAAATGCAGAAACTGTCCTTTGCGAAACGGCTGTTACAAGGAAGGCGCGAAGTCAAAAACCTACTCGGTAAAGATCAAATCAGATACGCATATTGCTCAGATGGATTACATGAAGTCAGATGAATTCAGAGAACTATATGCTGAGCGATACAAGATCGAGGCTAAAAATGCGGAACTGAAGCAGACCCTCGATTATGGAAATGCCCATGCGTGCGGAATGAACGGAATGACGATACAGGCAGCAGTATCGATTTTTCTTGTGAACCTGAAGAGGATAAAAACACTGGAAACAAGCGTTAAGGGGGCACCAGATAAGGAATAA
- a CDS encoding type II toxin-antitoxin system YafQ family toxin — protein sequence MKIEMLEDVVALLAMGEPLPENNYDHELTGNWTGYRECHILPDWLLIYCIDNNVLVLTLSRTGSHSDLFSN from the coding sequence TTGAAAATTGAAATGCTTGAGGATGTCGTAGCCCTGCTCGCTATGGGCGAGCCTTTACCGGAAAATAATTATGATCATGAGCTGACCGGAAATTGGACAGGCTATCGGGAATGTCACATTCTTCCAGACTGGCTTCTGATTTACTGTATCGACAATAATGTACTTGTGTTGACATTGTCACGTACAGGATCGCACAGCGATTTGTTCAGCAATTAA
- the tnpA gene encoding IS200/IS605 family transposase, with translation MKRTKDEDTYIRKDGLVYKNQFHIIFCPKYRRPVLTPPIDARLKELLYEKAEDLGVEILALEVMPDHVHMFLSMDPRILPHYVIKHMKGYSSHVLREEFPKLKTCLPCLWTRNYFLCTVGHINEATVRKYIEDQKSH, from the coding sequence ATGAAACGAACTAAAGATGAAGATACCTATATTCGGAAGGATGGTTTGGTTTACAAAAACCAGTTTCATATCATTTTCTGCCCGAAATACCGCAGACCTGTATTAACTCCTCCCATTGATGCCAGGCTTAAAGAGCTGCTGTATGAAAAGGCAGAAGATCTTGGCGTTGAGATTCTGGCCCTGGAAGTTATGCCGGACCATGTGCATATGTTCCTTTCCATGGATCCGCGCATTCTTCCTCATTACGTGATCAAGCACATGAAGGGATATTCTTCCCATGTATTAAGAGAAGAGTTTCCAAAACTGAAGACGTGCCTTCCATGTTTATGGACCAGAAACTACTTTTTATGTACTGTCGGACACATTAACGAAGCTACCGTACGCAAATATATTGAAGATCAGAAGAGTCATTAA
- a CDS encoding type II toxin-antitoxin system RelB/DinJ family antitoxin, with amino-acid sequence MSANTTNISIRMDSDVKAEADALFNELGMSLTTAINIFIRESLREGGIPFAVKIDNPNKETIAAMLEAKKIAKDTSVKGYNDLDELFTDLKK; translated from the coding sequence ATGAGTGCAAATACAACAAACATCAGTATCCGAATGGATTCAGACGTAAAAGCAGAAGCTGATGCTCTATTTAACGAACTGGGTATGAGCCTGACGACTGCGATTAACATCTTTATTCGCGAGTCACTTCGTGAAGGCGGTATCCCATTTGCAGTAAAAATCGACAATCCCAACAAGGAAACGATTGCGGCTATGCTCGAAGCCAAAAAGATCGCAAAGGATACGTCCGTAAAAGGATACAATGACCTTGACGAATTGTTTACCGATTTAAAAAAATGA
- a CDS encoding metallophosphoesterase, with amino-acid sequence MNKKFIASLLILSLLTGCSSTSAVSSGETNEPESSPVKLMVATDLHYLSPSLTDNGERFQAVMAAGDSKVTEYSEEIVDTLMKKAKEEKPDALIISGDLTFNGELISLNELKDKFTALEENGIPVLVIPGNHDIDYPYAYGYDGADYYPVEDISQSEFTSLMGAFGYDDAPARDPSSFSYCTHVTDNLWLLFLDANTEADPGELSKETLAFAEDVLKQAAEGGATVIPVTHQNVLPPSDLFSRGFVINNSDEVKKLFKKYNLSLCLSGHAHLQHTSEEDGMTQIITESLSVYPLQYGILTVSGNNWHYENRELGIRKEESKQRFDANTLSQVDEVLKRLNLSEDEKKAMEDLAVTANEEYFSGKQMTLNKDDPAYQLWVTYAPDSFWTIYLTSTIGGQKQ; translated from the coding sequence ATGAATAAGAAGTTCATTGCATCCCTCCTCATCCTGTCCCTGTTAACAGGATGTTCCTCTACATCCGCCGTATCGTCCGGCGAGACAAATGAGCCTGAATCTTCGCCCGTAAAACTGATGGTCGCAACCGATCTTCATTATCTTTCTCCTTCGTTAACGGACAATGGGGAACGTTTCCAGGCTGTCATGGCCGCCGGCGACAGTAAGGTTACAGAATACAGTGAAGAAATCGTCGACACGCTGATGAAAAAGGCGAAGGAAGAGAAGCCCGATGCCCTTATTATCAGCGGCGATCTGACCTTCAATGGAGAGTTGATTTCACTCAACGAGCTGAAGGACAAGTTCACTGCGCTGGAAGAAAACGGCATTCCTGTTCTGGTTATCCCGGGCAATCACGATATCGATTACCCCTATGCCTATGGATATGATGGGGCCGACTATTATCCGGTAGAAGACATCTCACAATCCGAGTTTACCTCCCTGATGGGAGCCTTCGGCTATGACGATGCGCCCGCACGCGATCCTTCTTCCTTCAGCTACTGCACGCATGTGACAGACAATCTGTGGCTCTTGTTCCTGGATGCGAATACAGAGGCAGATCCCGGAGAACTTTCGAAAGAAACACTGGCATTTGCAGAAGATGTTCTAAAACAGGCGGCGGAAGGAGGTGCCACAGTCATTCCTGTCACACATCAGAATGTTCTTCCTCCCAGTGATCTTTTTTCCAGAGGCTTTGTCATCAATAACAGCGACGAAGTGAAAAAGCTGTTCAAGAAATATAACCTTTCGCTCTGTCTGAGCGGGCACGCCCACTTACAGCACACCAGTGAAGAAGACGGTATGACCCAGATCATTACAGAGTCGCTCAGCGTCTATCCGCTGCAGTACGGCATACTCACCGTCTCCGGAAATAACTGGCATTATGAAAACAGGGAGCTGGGTATTCGCAAAGAAGAAAGCAAGCAGCGCTTCGATGCCAATACCCTTTCTCAGGTAGACGAGGTTCTGAAACGCTTGAATCTCAGTGAAGATGAAAAAAAGGCGATGGAGGACCTTGCCGTCACCGCCAATGAAGAATATTTCTCTGGAAAACAGATGACACTTAACAAGGATGATCCCGCCTATCAGCTATGGGTAACATATGCACCGGACTCCTTCTGGACCATCTATCTCACAAGCACGATCGGTGGTCAGAAACAGTGA
- the agaD gene encoding PTS galactosamine transporter subunit IID: MSESKETNRVLTDKDITKLGIRSSLLQASFNYERMQAGGFLDAQLPALEKIYKDDPEGLKAAMTDNMEFINTHPNLVGFLMGLLISLEEKHEDRSVIKGLKVALFGPIAGIGDAIFWFTLLPIIAGISCSFAAQGSVLGPIIFFACYLVIWLLRINWTHLGYNLGLKSFTKLQEESEIISNSATILGVTVVGALIANYVSINLKPVISIGDNISVSVQEAFLDTIFPNLLPMAYTLLMLYFLKKKQVSPVVLILVTIAIALISSLIGLM, translated from the coding sequence ATGTCGGAATCTAAAGAAACCAATCGTGTCTTAACCGATAAGGATATTACGAAGCTTGGTATCCGTTCTTCGCTTCTTCAGGCTTCCTTCAACTATGAGCGTATGCAGGCCGGCGGCTTCCTTGATGCCCAGCTGCCGGCCCTCGAAAAGATCTACAAAGATGATCCGGAAGGTCTGAAGGCCGCAATGACCGACAACATGGAGTTCATCAATACGCATCCGAACCTTGTCGGCTTCTTAATGGGTCTTCTCATCTCTCTGGAAGAGAAACACGAGGACCGCTCCGTCATCAAAGGTCTGAAGGTCGCTCTCTTCGGTCCGATTGCCGGTATCGGTGACGCCATCTTCTGGTTTACGCTGCTGCCGATTATCGCCGGTATTTCCTGCAGCTTCGCCGCGCAGGGATCCGTCCTTGGTCCGATCATCTTCTTTGCCTGCTATCTGGTCATCTGGCTGCTTCGGATTAACTGGACACACCTCGGCTATAATCTGGGTCTCAAGTCCTTTACAAAGCTCCAGGAAGAATCGGAAATCATTTCGAACTCTGCTACGATTCTCGGTGTCACGGTCGTTGGCGCCCTGATCGCGAACTACGTGAGCATCAATCTGAAACCGGTCATCTCGATTGGTGACAACATTTCGGTCTCGGTTCAGGAGGCGTTCCTCGATACGATTTTCCCGAACCTTCTGCCGATGGCATATACGCTTCTGATGCTCTACTTCCTTAAGAAGAAACAGGTCAGTCCGGTCGTTCTGATTCTGGTTACGATCGCCATTGCCCTGATCTCTTCCCTGATTGGATTAATGTGA
- the agaC gene encoding PTS galactosamine transporter subunit IIC gives MSITLGQGLLIAIAAMIFGIDFWLEAFFIFRPLIVSTITGAILGNLPLGLATGAITELAFAGLTPAGGTQPPNPILAGVMCTVIAYTTNVTPEAALGLCLPFSFLMQYVILAFYSGYSFLMAPMDKACETGDTAKVKRMNFLMTGGVAIAYGIIVFLCVFVAQEAMSAFVNAMPAWVVNGLTVAGGMLPAIGFAMLLNVMMKTKYIPYFIAGFLAACFIDMNNLLPVALMGTAFALYDFYSAKQRKIEVEDAVKHAAGTGNGGDENVGI, from the coding sequence ATGTCCATCACACTTGGTCAGGGCCTGCTGATTGCCATTGCGGCAATGATCTTCGGCATCGACTTCTGGCTCGAAGCATTCTTCATTTTCCGTCCGCTGATCGTTTCTACCATTACCGGCGCAATCCTTGGCAACTTACCACTCGGGTTGGCAACCGGTGCGATCACGGAGCTTGCGTTTGCAGGTCTTACGCCTGCAGGCGGCACCCAGCCTCCTAACCCGATTCTTGCCGGCGTTATGTGTACGGTCATTGCCTATACGACAAACGTTACGCCGGAGGCGGCGCTGGGTCTGTGTCTGCCGTTCTCGTTCCTGATGCAGTATGTGATTCTCGCCTTCTATTCGGGCTATTCCTTCCTCATGGCACCGATGGACAAGGCCTGCGAAACCGGTGATACAGCAAAGGTTAAGCGCATGAACTTCCTGATGACCGGCGGCGTTGCCATCGCCTACGGTATCATCGTGTTCCTCTGCGTCTTTGTGGCGCAGGAAGCTATGAGCGCATTCGTCAATGCGATGCCTGCCTGGGTCGTCAACGGTCTGACGGTAGCCGGAGGCATGTTACCGGCAATCGGATTTGCGATGCTGCTGAATGTCATGATGAAGACGAAGTATATTCCTTACTTTATCGCCGGCTTCCTTGCCGCATGCTTCATCGATATGAACAACCTGCTGCCGGTCGCTCTGATGGGTACTGCCTTCGCTCTGTATGACTTCTACAGTGCAAAGCAGCGCAAGATCGAAGTTGAAGATGCCGTGAAACACGCGGCCGGAACCGGAAATGGAGGAGACGAAAATGTCGGAATCTAA
- the agaB gene encoding PTS galactosamine transporter subunit IIB codes for MKGDNILLTRIDNRLVHGQVGVTWTKTLNANLIIVADDAVASNELQQSLMAVTAKASGAGIRFWTLQHTADIIEKAAPSQRIFVVVKTPADARRLAEIGVHLKEVNVGNMHFSQGKRELTKKVYVDDQDLENLKFLASHGSTVYCQDVPGTEKVFVDANTTC; via the coding sequence ATGAAAGGGGATAACATCCTACTCACCAGAATTGACAATCGTCTTGTGCATGGACAGGTTGGTGTCACATGGACGAAGACACTGAATGCCAATCTGATCATCGTCGCCGACGATGCGGTCGCTTCCAACGAACTGCAGCAGTCGCTAATGGCCGTCACTGCCAAAGCCAGTGGTGCCGGAATCCGTTTCTGGACACTTCAGCATACGGCCGACATCATCGAGAAGGCCGCACCCAGTCAGCGGATCTTCGTCGTCGTAAAGACACCGGCAGATGCACGCCGACTGGCCGAAATCGGCGTCCATCTGAAGGAAGTCAATGTCGGAAACATGCATTTTTCCCAGGGAAAACGGGAGCTGACAAAGAAGGTTTACGTCGACGATCAGGATCTTGAGAATCTGAAATTTCTGGCGTCGCACGGCTCTACTGTTTACTGCCAGGATGTGCCTGGCACTGAAAAAGTATTCGTTGATGCGAATACGACTTGTTAA